The DNA segment AGTGCCTGATTGGTTGTTACgttagaaagaagaaaagcaattaaattaaattcccgCAATAAAACCGTGTACACAGGAAGGATTTCCAGCCAGCAACAAAACCGTGCGGCAATCGATTCCCTTTAAAATATGCCTTTAGTTTATGTCATTACTTAAGCTTAAGTTAACTACCTTGACCATCATCATTTACAGTAGCATGATCACGATGATCATGCCGCAAACtacatttgtgttttttttgtttttggtaatTTTGTTTGAACTTTACGTCGTTGGCGTTGGGGAAATACTGTAACATTGGGAAATTCGCAATGTGTATTCCAATCGACCTGATCCTCCAAACTTTACAATTTGACCTACCATAACGAAGGGTCGGAtgaaagcaacaacagcattGGATGTTCAGCTTTTTTTCgaataaactttatattcatgCTCAGGAAATTCCAACCGTCCAAACAGGTTAAGCTTtgagcatttcttttttttctactttcaaGCTACTCGCGAAACCTACACATGACAAAAATAACCCACACCAGACCAACCCGCATCATACGACGACGCGGGCCAACACACAGATGATTCAGATGAAACGTGCAGTGTATGGGTGACGGGATGCTATGATGATCTTCTGGCACACGATCTTACTAAAccatgtaaaacaaaaaaataaaatctggTAAAATGTGAACAATCTTTGAATTGATAAGTTACTAGACAGTACGAGAGAAAAAATGGGAAGTTAATGACTGATTATGCCTTTCGTAACAGACGATTGTGTGTAACGTGATCAGTGAATGCATTgtatttgtttaaatattttgtttgattaatgGAGCTGTATTTACAAGTAAAATTGCACAGTTTTTACAATAAGATCGAACGATCATTGATCATCATTGATGAAAGTTCATATGCAGATCACTGCAGCATCACTTTCACGGTTACATTCCACGAACTTACCATTCCGTCCATTCATGATCGTAAACCGTCAAGACGCCGATCGCCGACTTCAGGTCACGTTGAATCCGAAAGGCACGTTAGTTATCGCGTGGCGAGTGATCTGTACaggtgcatcatcatcatcatccgcacCATCCGCACTGCCGTGACTGTTTCCGTGACTGTCCCCTCGATTCGCTCGGCAGTGAAATGAAGCCGCACTATATGCTACTGTTGGCGCTTTTGGTAGGATTCCATGGTGAGTAAAACGGGTAGTGGGTTTGGCGTTGGGTTTTTGGTGTTTGGTAAAACAGTATTACATTACGCGCGTGTTGCATTTCGacagcaaccagcagcagtgggCAGAGCAGCAACGGTGCGACAGCGATAGATGATCCCGATCTGGATGACATGGAGTACGAGCGCGATAACGACGGCGAGTCGCTCATCCCCAAACCGGTCGTGGTGCGGTCGGACCTAGGCGATCCCGTACCGACCGTACAGATCCCGAACAAGGCCGGCGAGTTTGTCACGATGACGCGCATGGATGTGCAAGAGTGCAAGAGCAATGCCAGCTATTACGAGGCCACCAAGTACGTGCAGTGCTATCTGTACCGGGCGAACGATACGGCAGATCGCCACGAGTTCCACTTTAATGGGTTGAGTTCGATCGTTGCCGCCGGTTACAAGCGCACCCTGCCCACAGCCATCCTGGTGCACGGGTGGCTCGGCAGTTCGGAATCCGTCGTCATTGACCCGCTCGCCAAAGCGCTGCTGGCCCAAGAAAACAAGAACGTAATTGCCGTGGATTGGGAGCAGGGTGCCAGCACGCTGCTCTACCCGGTCGCCCGCTACCGTGTGCCGAAGGTGGCCAACCTGGTGGCGGCACTGATCGACAATCTCGTGGCCGGGCTCGGCCAGGACATCAACCAGATCGGCATCATCGGGCACAGTCTGGGGGCACACATTGCGGGAATTGCGGCGAAACGGGTACGATCGGGTAAGATCGGTTACATCGTCGGGCTCGATCCCGCCTCGCCACTGTTTCGGCTGAAGAAACCGGACGAGCGGCTGTCGGCCGACGATGCACAGTACGTGGAGATTATACACACGAACGGCAAAGCGTTGGGCTTCTTCAGCAACATTGGCCAGGCCGACTACTATCCTAACGGCGGTGTTCGACAGCCGGGCTGCGGATTCAGCCTTACTTGCAGCCATCAA comes from the Anopheles coluzzii chromosome 2, AcolN3, whole genome shotgun sequence genome and includes:
- the LOC120951955 gene encoding lipase member H-like, whose product is MKPHYMLLLALLVGFHATSSSGQSSNGATAIDDPDLDDMEYERDNDGESLIPKPVVVRSDLGDPVPTVQIPNKAGEFVTMTRMDVQECKSNASYYEATKYVQCYLYRANDTADRHEFHFNGLSSIVAAGYKRTLPTAILVHGWLGSSESVVIDPLAKALLAQENKNVIAVDWEQGASTLLYPVARYRVPKVANLVAALIDNLVAGLGQDINQIGIIGHSLGAHIAGIAAKRVRSGKIGYIVGLDPASPLFRLKKPDERLSADDAQYVEIIHTNGKALGFFSNIGQADYYPNGGVRQPGCGFSLTCSHQRAVDFFKESLKISNYYARRCDGIANLGPTCSTDRTVLGGMIWKSSKPAGVYYISTAPNEPFLRSGTVELRRSASWILLLLSLASTYIRIA